A region from the uncultured Holophaga sp. genome encodes:
- the ispF gene encoding 2-C-methyl-D-erythritol 2,4-cyclodiphosphate synthase, which produces MIRIGQGFDVHRFSAPEEGRPLVLMGIQVPHDRGLAGHSDADVMLHALMDALLGAAGLGDIGQHFPDTDPAYRGADSAELLKRVMEALAAQGWCVVNADVLLIGERPKVGPHRQAMREHIAPVLGVGTDALNVKATTTEKLGFTGRGEGLAAQAVVLLEKNFRNS; this is translated from the coding sequence GTGATCCGTATCGGCCAAGGTTTCGATGTCCACCGCTTTTCCGCTCCGGAAGAGGGCCGTCCCCTGGTCCTCATGGGCATTCAGGTCCCCCACGACCGGGGACTGGCCGGGCACAGCGATGCGGACGTCATGCTCCACGCCCTCATGGATGCCCTCCTGGGTGCAGCAGGTTTGGGGGACATCGGCCAGCACTTCCCCGACACCGACCCGGCCTATAGAGGGGCAGACTCCGCGGAACTGCTCAAGCGGGTGATGGAAGCCCTCGCGGCCCAGGGATGGTGCGTGGTCAACGCCGATGTCCTCCTGATCGGCGAGCGTCCGAAGGTCGGCCCGCACCGCCAGGCCATGCGGGAGCACATCGCCCCCGTGCTCGGCGTCGGCACGGATGCCTTGAACGTGAAGGCCACCACCACCGAGAAGCTCGGCTTCACCGGACGCGGCGAGGGCCTCGCCGCCCAGGCCGTCGTGCTCCTGGAAAAAAACTTCCGGAATTCCTGA
- a CDS encoding sodium-translocating pyrophosphatase, whose translation MIPAFLMLLAGSTWAKASEADLKLPDLRSEHFAGGLTGHSLLALGLIVCVAGIVFGLWKFSQIKNLPVHKSMAEISELIYETCKTYLVTQGKFLAVLWVFIAIIMVIYFGALEHFSAGKLITVVVFSIIGILGSFTVAWFGIRINTFANSRTAFASLRGKPFPTMAIPLEAGMSIGMLLISIELFLMLCILLFVPGDQAGPCFIGFAIGESLGAAALRIAGGIFTKIADIGSDLMKIVFKIKEDDARNPGVIADCTGDNAGDSVGPTADGFETYGVTGVALVTFILLAVHDPAVQVKLLVWIFVMRVGMIVTSAVSYWINGAIAKAKYAAAAKFNFEIPLTSLVWITSIISIIVTYALSSVLIPNLNGDTTLWWKLSTIITCGTLAGAIIPELVKVFTSTHSAHVREVVTASKEGGASLNILSGLVAGNFSAYWMGIIIVILMGAAGIVSTFGLGVLMTAPAIFAFGLVAFGFLGMGPVTIAVDSYGPVTDNAQSVYELSTIEAIPGIEKEIEKDFGFKPDFEEAKLYLEENDGAGNTFKATAKPVLIGTAVVGATTLIFSIIQVLSAKFGSANVVEGLSILNPLFLLGLITGGAVIFWFSGASIQAVSTGAYRAVEFIKNNIKLDTETAKANVEDSKKVVAICTQYAQKGMFNIFLAVFFSTLAFACLNHYFFIGYLISIAIVGLYQAIFMANAGGAWDNAKKLVETELHMKGTDLHDACVVGDTVGDPFKDTSSVALNPVIKFTTLFGLLAVELAITLSPAVSHTAAFIFFLVSVVFVWRSFYGMRIPIVDEKTASKDAKSETCIS comes from the coding sequence ATGATCCCCGCCTTCCTCATGCTGCTGGCCGGGTCAACCTGGGCCAAGGCCAGTGAGGCGGACCTTAAGCTCCCCGATCTCCGCAGTGAGCACTTCGCCGGCGGCCTCACCGGGCACAGCCTCCTGGCCCTCGGCCTGATCGTGTGCGTCGCCGGCATCGTCTTCGGCCTGTGGAAGTTCTCCCAGATCAAGAATCTCCCCGTCCACAAGTCCATGGCCGAGATCTCCGAGCTGATCTACGAGACCTGCAAGACCTACCTGGTCACCCAGGGCAAGTTCCTGGCCGTGCTGTGGGTCTTCATCGCCATCATCATGGTGATCTACTTCGGGGCCCTCGAGCACTTCAGCGCCGGCAAGCTCATCACGGTGGTGGTCTTCAGCATCATCGGCATCCTGGGTAGCTTCACCGTGGCCTGGTTCGGCATCCGCATCAACACCTTCGCCAACAGCCGCACCGCCTTCGCCTCCCTGAGGGGCAAGCCCTTCCCCACCATGGCGATCCCCCTCGAGGCCGGCATGAGCATCGGCATGCTGCTTATCAGCATCGAGCTCTTCCTCATGCTGTGCATCCTGCTCTTCGTCCCCGGTGACCAGGCCGGCCCCTGCTTCATCGGCTTTGCCATTGGCGAGTCCCTGGGTGCCGCAGCGCTGCGCATCGCCGGTGGCATCTTCACCAAGATCGCCGACATCGGCTCCGACCTCATGAAGATCGTCTTCAAGATCAAGGAAGACGATGCCCGCAACCCCGGCGTGATCGCCGACTGCACCGGTGACAACGCTGGCGACTCCGTGGGACCCACGGCGGACGGCTTCGAGACCTACGGTGTGACCGGCGTGGCCCTGGTGACATTCATCCTGCTGGCCGTCCACGATCCCGCCGTCCAGGTGAAGCTCCTGGTCTGGATCTTCGTGATGCGCGTGGGCATGATCGTGACCTCCGCCGTGTCTTACTGGATCAACGGCGCCATCGCCAAGGCCAAGTACGCTGCGGCCGCCAAGTTCAACTTCGAGATCCCCCTGACCTCCCTGGTCTGGATCACCTCGATCATCTCCATCATCGTGACCTATGCCCTCTCCAGCGTCCTGATCCCGAACCTGAACGGCGACACGACCCTGTGGTGGAAGCTCTCCACCATCATCACCTGCGGCACCCTGGCCGGGGCCATCATCCCCGAGTTGGTGAAGGTCTTCACCTCCACCCACTCCGCCCACGTCCGCGAGGTGGTCACCGCCTCCAAGGAAGGCGGTGCCTCCCTGAACATCCTCAGCGGTCTGGTGGCCGGCAACTTCAGCGCTTACTGGATGGGCATCATCATTGTCATCCTGATGGGAGCGGCCGGGATCGTCTCCACCTTCGGGCTGGGCGTCCTCATGACCGCCCCCGCCATCTTCGCCTTCGGTCTGGTGGCCTTCGGCTTCCTGGGCATGGGCCCTGTGACCATCGCCGTGGACTCCTATGGTCCGGTCACCGACAACGCCCAGTCCGTCTACGAACTCTCCACCATCGAGGCCATCCCCGGCATCGAGAAGGAGATCGAGAAGGACTTTGGCTTCAAGCCCGACTTCGAGGAAGCCAAGCTCTACCTCGAGGAGAACGACGGTGCCGGCAACACCTTCAAGGCCACCGCCAAGCCCGTGCTCATCGGCACCGCCGTGGTGGGCGCCACCACCCTGATCTTCTCCATCATCCAGGTGCTGTCCGCCAAGTTCGGATCGGCCAATGTGGTCGAGGGCCTCTCCATCCTCAACCCCCTCTTCCTCCTGGGTCTCATCACCGGCGGCGCCGTCATTTTCTGGTTCTCCGGTGCCTCTATCCAGGCGGTGTCCACCGGTGCCTATCGCGCCGTGGAGTTCATCAAGAACAACATCAAGCTCGACACCGAGACCGCCAAGGCCAACGTCGAGGACTCCAAGAAGGTGGTGGCCATCTGCACCCAGTACGCGCAGAAGGGCATGTTCAACATCTTCCTGGCCGTCTTCTTCAGCACCCTGGCCTTCGCCTGCCTGAACCACTACTTCTTCATCGGCTACCTGATCTCCATCGCCATCGTGGGTCTCTACCAGGCCATTTTCATGGCCAATGCCGGTGGTGCCTGGGACAACGCCAAGAAGCTGGTGGAGACCGAACTCCACATGAAGGGCACCGACCTGCACGATGCCTGCGTGGTGGGTGACACCGTGGGTGACCCCTTCAAGGACACCTCCTCCGTGGCTCTCAACCCTGTGATCAAGTTCACAACCCTCTTCGGCCTCCTGGCCGTGGAGCTGGCCATCACCCTGAGCCCGGCGGTCAGCCACACCGCTGCCTTCATCTTCTTCCTGGTGTCGGTGGTCTTCGTCTGGCGCTCCTTCTACGGCATGCGGATCCCCATCGTCGATGAAAAGACCGCCTCCAAGGATGCCAAGAGCGAGACCTGCATCTCCTAG
- a CDS encoding TrpB-like pyridoxal phosphate-dependent enzyme encodes MTGSQPRKIILAEKDMPTAWYNVMGDMPNPPAPVLHPGTHLPATLQDMQAIFPVEIIKQEMSTDRYIDIPEEVQDILKSWRPSPLFRATQLEKALDTPAKIYYKYEGVSPSGSHKSNTAVAQAYYNKKEGTKYITTETGAGQWGSALSLAGSLFDIDIKVFMVKVSYNQKPYRRLMMETWGAKVVPSPSMDTAYGRSILEKDPENQGSLGIAISEAVELALQRDDTKYALGSVLNHVGLHQSIIGQEAIKQLEMVGQQADIVIGCHGGGSNFAGLCFPFVGQNLRGERSGKNKVRCIAVEPYSCPTLTKGTYAYDFGDTAGMTPIMKMYTLGHDFMPPGIHAGGLRYHGASPIVSQLLHEGHIEATSVHQIPCFEAAILFARTEGILPAPESTHAIRAAIDEALKCKEEGTAKTIVFNLTGHGHFDMSSYERYLSGQLEDYEFPDEILATTLASLPKIEG; translated from the coding sequence ATGACTGGTTCCCAGCCCCGCAAGATCATCCTGGCCGAAAAGGACATGCCCACGGCCTGGTACAACGTCATGGGCGACATGCCCAATCCCCCGGCGCCGGTCCTCCATCCCGGGACCCACCTGCCCGCCACCCTCCAGGACATGCAAGCCATCTTTCCCGTGGAGATCATCAAGCAGGAGATGTCCACCGACCGCTACATCGACATCCCTGAAGAGGTCCAGGACATCCTGAAGTCCTGGCGCCCCTCCCCCCTCTTCCGGGCCACTCAGCTCGAAAAGGCCCTGGATACCCCGGCGAAGATCTACTACAAGTACGAGGGCGTCTCCCCTTCTGGCAGTCACAAGAGCAACACCGCTGTGGCCCAGGCCTATTACAACAAGAAGGAAGGCACCAAGTACATCACCACCGAGACCGGCGCCGGCCAGTGGGGCTCCGCCCTCTCCCTGGCGGGCAGCCTCTTCGACATCGACATCAAGGTCTTCATGGTGAAGGTGAGCTACAACCAGAAGCCCTACCGCCGCCTGATGATGGAGACCTGGGGTGCCAAAGTGGTCCCCAGCCCCAGCATGGACACCGCCTATGGCCGCTCCATCCTCGAAAAGGATCCCGAAAACCAGGGTTCCCTCGGCATCGCCATCTCCGAGGCTGTGGAACTGGCCCTGCAGCGGGACGACACCAAGTACGCCCTGGGCTCCGTCCTCAACCATGTGGGCCTGCACCAGAGCATCATCGGCCAGGAAGCCATCAAGCAGCTGGAGATGGTCGGCCAGCAGGCCGACATCGTCATCGGGTGCCACGGCGGAGGCTCCAACTTCGCCGGCCTCTGCTTCCCCTTTGTCGGCCAGAACCTGCGGGGCGAACGCAGCGGCAAGAACAAGGTCCGCTGCATCGCAGTGGAGCCCTACAGCTGCCCCACCCTCACCAAGGGGACCTATGCCTACGACTTCGGTGACACCGCCGGCATGACCCCCATCATGAAGATGTACACCCTGGGCCACGACTTCATGCCCCCCGGCATCCACGCTGGCGGCCTCCGCTACCACGGCGCCTCCCCCATCGTCAGCCAGCTCCTCCACGAGGGGCACATCGAGGCCACCAGCGTCCATCAGATCCCCTGCTTCGAAGCAGCCATCCTCTTCGCCCGCACCGAGGGCATCCTGCCCGCCCCCGAGTCCACCCACGCCATCCGGGCCGCCATAGATGAGGCTCTGAAGTGCAAGGAGGAGGGCACCGCCAAGACCATCGTCTTTAATCTGACGGGACACGGGCACTTCGACATGAGCAGCTACGAGCGCTACCTCTCCGGACAGCTTGAGGACTACGAGTTCCCCGACGAGATCCTTGCCACCACCCTGGCCAGCCTACCCAAGATCGAGGGCTGA
- a CDS encoding pyrimidine/purine nucleoside phosphorylase — MLQVNEYFSGTVKSIALREKDGRATVGVMEKGEYDFGTDCLEIMTVVAGHLTVKLPRADSWQEFPAGSTFEVPANQRFQLKVPVDTAYLCRYR, encoded by the coding sequence ATGCTGCAAGTGAATGAGTATTTCAGTGGAACCGTCAAGTCCATCGCACTCCGGGAAAAGGATGGGCGGGCCACCGTCGGCGTCATGGAAAAGGGCGAGTATGACTTCGGCACTGATTGCCTGGAGATCATGACCGTCGTCGCAGGTCACCTCACCGTCAAACTCCCCAGGGCAGACTCCTGGCAGGAATTCCCCGCAGGCAGCACCTTTGAAGTCCCCGCCAACCAGCGATTCCAGCTGAAGGTGCCCGTGGACACCGCCTATCTCTGCCGGTACCGCTGA
- a CDS encoding rubredoxin, with the protein MTKWRCTVCNYIYDPEVGDPDSGIAPGTPFESIPEDWVCPLCGVGKSDFELEA; encoded by the coding sequence ATGACCAAGTGGCGCTGCACCGTCTGCAATTACATCTATGATCCCGAAGTCGGGGATCCCGATAGCGGCATCGCCCCCGGCACCCCCTTCGAGAGCATCCCCGAAGACTGGGTCTGCCCCCTCTGCGGCGTAGGCAAGAGCGATTTCGAACTGGAAGCCTGA
- the ruvB gene encoding Holliday junction branch migration DNA helicase RuvB gives MDHHRNPDLDPADRDDSYEYSLRPQRLPEYIGQEKVKARLEIALHAALRRGDVLDHVLLFGPPGLGKTTLAHVLANEMGASCKVIQAPALEKKGDLAAILTNLEEGEFLFIDEIHRLPPAIEEMLYAAMEDRKLDILIGQGPSAQTLKVDLRPFTLVGATTRAGLLSKPLHDRFGMVYRLEYYTRDELRVIATRTAQVLGVGIETGGAEAIARRSRGTPRIVNRLLRRCRDYAEVKGQGVITPGVAEACLELHEVDDLGLDGLDRDYLEALCGKFKGGPVGVRTLAAALGEVEGDSLEDLVEPYLMQIGFLDRTPQGRRATDAAYAYLGLKTDSGPLFR, from the coding sequence ATGGACCACCACCGCAATCCTGACCTGGACCCCGCCGATCGCGACGACTCCTATGAGTATTCGCTGCGTCCCCAGCGTCTGCCCGAGTACATCGGACAGGAGAAGGTCAAGGCCCGTCTGGAGATAGCCCTCCACGCCGCCCTGCGACGCGGGGATGTACTGGATCATGTCCTGCTCTTCGGGCCGCCGGGGTTGGGCAAGACCACCCTGGCCCATGTTCTGGCCAACGAGATGGGGGCCTCCTGCAAGGTCATCCAGGCTCCTGCCCTGGAAAAGAAGGGGGACTTGGCGGCCATCCTCACCAATCTCGAGGAGGGCGAGTTCCTGTTCATCGATGAAATCCATCGTCTGCCCCCCGCCATCGAGGAGATGCTCTACGCTGCCATGGAGGACCGGAAGCTTGACATCCTCATCGGCCAGGGCCCTTCGGCCCAGACCCTCAAGGTCGACCTCCGTCCCTTCACCCTGGTGGGTGCGACCACGAGAGCCGGGCTGTTGAGCAAGCCTCTCCATGACCGCTTCGGGATGGTCTACCGCCTGGAATACTACACACGGGATGAGCTGAGAGTCATCGCCACCCGCACGGCCCAGGTCCTGGGAGTGGGCATCGAAACAGGGGGGGCAGAGGCCATCGCCAGGCGCTCGCGGGGGACCCCGCGCATCGTGAACCGGCTTCTGCGGCGCTGCCGGGACTACGCTGAAGTGAAGGGGCAGGGGGTCATCACACCGGGCGTTGCCGAGGCCTGCCTGGAGCTCCACGAGGTGGACGATCTGGGCCTGGACGGTCTGGATCGGGACTACCTGGAGGCCCTGTGTGGAAAGTTCAAGGGCGGTCCGGTGGGGGTGAGGACCCTGGCGGCCGCCCTGGGGGAGGTCGAGGGGGACAGCCTGGAAGACCTGGTGGAGCCCTACCTCATGCAGATCGGCTTTCTGGACCGGACTCCCCAGGGAAGGCGCGCTACCGATGCCGCCTATGCCTATCTCGGGCTCAAGACGGATTCTGGACCGCTCTTCCGCTGA
- a CDS encoding FprA family A-type flavoprotein, translating to MGTTQLAPGVYSVGVKDPGLAIFDIVIPTEFGTTYNAYLVRGSGKTALIDCVKAPFGEEFIDHITDICPLEQIDYVIVNHSEPDHSGSLVNLLQLRPDVEVLFTRAAKSFIDNLVNRDYRHRIVKDGEKLELGGKTLVFQEMPFLHWPDTMLTWLEEDRILFPCDFLGAHYSSEADFNDELKDPEAARRAFEFYYATIMRPYKEHILKAVHRVRELQPAMIAPSHGPILRKDPMAYLDYYEERASILNRTHDIRVPVVYVSAYGNTEMMAKKVAEGLQDAGVTPILMNATEKSVAEIVDEFEKAAGFLIGTPTLNADVPHPILELVASLVFLNMRGKPASVFGSYGWSGEAIKTVHDILSSMRMKVGPEPIKARMTPSPAELEACREFGHTFAEIVKMPGAK from the coding sequence ATGGGAACCACACAATTAGCCCCAGGCGTCTACAGCGTAGGCGTCAAGGATCCGGGTCTGGCCATCTTCGATATCGTGATCCCCACAGAATTCGGGACGACCTACAACGCCTACCTTGTGCGGGGCAGCGGCAAGACCGCCCTCATCGACTGCGTCAAGGCCCCCTTCGGGGAGGAGTTCATCGACCACATCACGGACATCTGCCCCCTCGAGCAGATCGACTATGTGATCGTGAACCACTCAGAGCCGGACCACTCGGGCTCCCTGGTGAACCTGCTGCAGCTGCGCCCGGATGTGGAGGTCCTCTTCACCCGGGCGGCCAAGTCCTTCATCGACAACCTGGTCAACCGCGACTACCGGCACCGGATCGTCAAGGACGGCGAAAAGCTGGAACTCGGGGGCAAGACCCTGGTCTTCCAGGAGATGCCCTTCCTCCACTGGCCCGACACCATGTTGACCTGGCTGGAGGAGGACCGCATTCTCTTCCCCTGCGACTTCCTGGGTGCCCACTACTCCAGCGAGGCGGACTTCAACGACGAGCTGAAGGACCCGGAAGCCGCACGGAGGGCCTTCGAGTTCTACTACGCCACCATCATGCGCCCCTACAAGGAGCACATCCTGAAGGCGGTTCACCGGGTCCGCGAACTCCAGCCCGCGATGATCGCGCCCTCCCACGGGCCGATCCTGCGGAAGGACCCCATGGCCTACCTCGACTACTACGAGGAGCGGGCCTCCATCCTCAACCGAACCCATGACATCCGTGTGCCCGTGGTGTATGTCTCCGCCTACGGAAACACGGAGATGATGGCGAAGAAGGTCGCCGAGGGGCTCCAGGACGCCGGGGTGACCCCAATCCTCATGAATGCGACGGAGAAGTCCGTGGCGGAGATCGTGGATGAGTTCGAGAAGGCCGCGGGCTTCCTCATCGGCACCCCCACCCTCAATGCTGATGTGCCCCACCCCATCCTGGAGCTGGTGGCCTCCCTGGTCTTCCTCAACATGCGCGGCAAGCCGGCCTCGGTCTTCGGATCTTATGGCTGGAGCGGAGAGGCCATCAAGACGGTCCACGACATCCTCTCCTCGATGCGGATGAAGGTGGGACCGGAGCCCATCAAGGCCAGGATGACGCCCTCCCCTGCAGAACTGGAGGCCTGCCGCGAGTTCGGTCACACCTTCGCCGAGATCGTCAAGATGCCCGGCGCCAAGTAG
- a CDS encoding ATP-binding protein: MAEDFSISIRDRYGFERSVPLNRSVVIGRQNQCDIVLPDTMVSRTHLRVEYQDGAWWVEDLGSSHGTFFQDRRVTRMVWEPGCSLRLADSAYILTLRDQTPFPSEVNLQAILQTAQLLSGEIELEDLLERTLTRLLAISGNDRGFIMLPEGEELEVKVQRNLGEDMTRNIHLSMSSVRKVFDQREAIWIQNVATDQALMAQQSVHNLQLKTILCLPLVVQGRCIGVVYLDSRRISTGPVDRSTFEAIVSLCAIAIERTRLAEEGMHNRVLATVGQVASAIVHDIKNALFVIAGHAQMIGACQEPGTRAQHHVAEILGAVERLSQLSSDVLDYAKVREPNLECVDLSAFLSGQAEALQARAREKGVTLLAEGPPCHALLDQYRFTRVMENLLVNALDALAERPDPRISLRWQETPAGISIEVEDNGKGIPRRVLKRIFEPFFSYGKAKGTGLGMATVKKIVEEHHGLLEVRSEEGVGTLVRLLVPRQTDNTPDDSTGEFKAMGLGVQP; this comes from the coding sequence GTGGCAGAAGACTTCTCCATTTCCATCCGGGACCGATACGGCTTCGAACGATCCGTGCCGCTAAACCGCAGCGTGGTCATCGGGCGCCAGAACCAGTGCGACATCGTACTCCCCGACACCATGGTGAGCCGCACCCACCTCCGGGTCGAATACCAGGACGGGGCCTGGTGGGTCGAGGATCTCGGGTCCTCCCACGGCACCTTCTTCCAGGACCGCCGGGTGACCCGCATGGTCTGGGAGCCCGGCTGCTCCCTCCGCCTGGCGGACAGCGCCTACATCCTGACCCTGAGGGACCAGACCCCTTTCCCCTCTGAGGTCAACCTCCAGGCCATTCTCCAGACCGCCCAGCTCCTCTCCGGGGAGATCGAGCTGGAGGATCTGCTGGAGCGGACCTTGACCCGTCTTCTGGCCATATCCGGCAACGACAGGGGCTTCATCATGCTGCCCGAGGGGGAGGAACTGGAGGTCAAGGTCCAGCGAAACCTCGGGGAGGACATGACCCGGAACATCCATCTCTCCATGTCGAGCGTCCGCAAGGTCTTCGACCAGCGGGAGGCCATCTGGATCCAGAATGTGGCCACGGACCAGGCCCTCATGGCCCAGCAGTCCGTCCACAACCTGCAGCTCAAGACCATCCTCTGCCTGCCACTCGTCGTCCAGGGCCGCTGCATCGGTGTGGTCTACCTGGACAGCCGGCGCATCAGTACCGGGCCCGTGGACCGTTCGACCTTCGAGGCGATCGTCTCCCTCTGCGCCATCGCCATCGAGCGCACCCGACTGGCCGAAGAGGGGATGCACAACCGGGTGCTCGCAACCGTGGGCCAAGTGGCCAGCGCCATCGTCCATGACATCAAGAACGCCCTCTTCGTCATCGCCGGACATGCCCAGATGATCGGTGCCTGCCAGGAGCCCGGCACCCGTGCCCAGCACCACGTGGCTGAGATCCTCGGTGCCGTGGAGCGCCTCAGCCAGTTGAGCAGTGATGTCCTGGACTATGCCAAGGTCCGCGAGCCCAACTTGGAGTGTGTGGACCTCTCAGCCTTCCTCAGCGGGCAGGCCGAGGCCCTGCAGGCCAGAGCCCGTGAGAAGGGCGTCACTCTGCTGGCGGAAGGCCCCCCGTGCCACGCCCTCCTGGACCAGTACCGCTTCACCCGGGTCATGGAGAACCTCCTCGTCAACGCCCTGGATGCCCTCGCAGAGCGCCCTGATCCACGGATCTCTCTCCGCTGGCAGGAAACCCCGGCTGGGATAAGCATCGAGGTGGAGGACAACGGCAAGGGCATCCCCCGGAGAGTTCTCAAGCGGATCTTCGAGCCCTTCTTCTCTTACGGGAAGGCCAAGGGCACCGGCCTTGGCATGGCGACCGTGAAGAAGATCGTCGAAGAGCACCATGGCCTCCTGGAAGTCCGCAGTGAGGAGGGCGTGGGCACCCTGGTCCGCCTGCTGGTCCCCAGGCAGACCGACAACACCCCCGACGACTCGACGGGAGAATTCAAGGCCATGGGACTGGGAGTGCAGCCGTGA
- a CDS encoding polymer-forming cytoskeletal protein, which produces MFKKNPKTRSLTAEVVHTLLGRGSLWKGEVLMGTNSLRIEGTLEGTIHSEGEVTITPTGLVKGTVHAKHLIVSGRAEGLFKVEGCLEIHGSGHVEGEVEVGTLVVDEGGTLEGTCHRQGQEPSGTPEMEAPLPPLA; this is translated from the coding sequence ATGTTCAAGAAAAACCCCAAGACCCGATCCCTGACCGCAGAGGTCGTCCATACCCTCCTGGGCAGAGGCTCCCTCTGGAAGGGGGAGGTCCTGATGGGCACCAACAGCCTGCGTATCGAAGGCACCCTGGAAGGGACCATCCACAGCGAGGGCGAAGTGACCATCACCCCCACAGGCCTCGTGAAAGGCACTGTCCACGCCAAGCACCTCATCGTGTCCGGCCGGGCGGAAGGCCTGTTCAAGGTGGAGGGCTGCCTGGAGATCCATGGCAGCGGCCACGTGGAAGGAGAGGTCGAGGTGGGGACCCTGGTGGTCGATGAGGGCGGCACCCTGGAGGGGACCTGTCACCGGCAGGGACAGGAGCCGAGCGGGACGCCGGAAATGGAAGCCCCCCTCCCCCCCCTAGCTTGA
- a CDS encoding M20/M25/M40 family metallo-hydrolase, which produces METPIPQRSQADMAATMLMELCAQDSTSGQESGILKALLPMLERMGAQVEVREPVRGRCNVLATWGEPRVLFSTHLDTVPPFIAPRQEGKRVYGRGSCDAKGQIVAQLLAIQALLAEGRTGLAWLGVAGEETDSLGAKDALRWRARFINCRALINGEPTELKLGTGQRGLESVILRCKGVAAHSGSPELGRSAIRDLIQWIQAIQSRPSPVDPHLGAEVWNLGIIQGGDAVNVIPAHAEARILARTVPGTSFWDSVMGYQPEGASVESILSEPWDRYPVIPGFDHAPMPFGSDAPSLRALIPDRTVVLAGPGTIQVAHTDDEFIDLDDLTAGIELNLKLAAHFLEDLP; this is translated from the coding sequence TTGGAAACACCCATCCCTCAGCGATCCCAGGCGGACATGGCGGCGACCATGCTGATGGAGCTCTGCGCCCAGGATTCGACCTCGGGCCAGGAATCGGGGATCCTCAAGGCCCTGCTGCCCATGCTGGAGCGCATGGGGGCGCAGGTTGAAGTCCGGGAGCCCGTCCGGGGACGGTGCAACGTCCTGGCCACCTGGGGTGAGCCCAGGGTGCTCTTCTCAACCCACCTGGATACGGTCCCCCCCTTCATCGCCCCCCGCCAGGAGGGGAAGCGGGTCTATGGTCGGGGAAGCTGCGACGCCAAGGGGCAGATCGTCGCCCAGCTGCTGGCCATCCAGGCTCTGTTGGCAGAGGGGCGGACCGGCCTTGCCTGGCTGGGCGTGGCGGGAGAGGAAACCGACAGCCTCGGCGCCAAGGATGCCCTCCGCTGGCGCGCCAGATTCATCAACTGCAGGGCCCTCATCAATGGCGAGCCCACCGAGCTGAAACTGGGAACGGGTCAGCGCGGCCTGGAGAGTGTCATCCTCCGCTGCAAGGGTGTGGCCGCCCACAGCGGGAGCCCGGAGCTGGGGCGCAGTGCCATCCGGGATCTCATCCAGTGGATCCAGGCCATCCAATCCCGCCCCAGCCCGGTGGACCCCCACCTCGGAGCCGAGGTCTGGAACCTGGGCATCATACAGGGAGGTGATGCGGTGAATGTGATCCCCGCCCATGCCGAGGCCCGCATTCTGGCACGTACGGTCCCCGGGACGAGCTTCTGGGACTCGGTGATGGGATATCAGCCCGAAGGCGCCTCGGTGGAATCGATTCTTTCCGAGCCCTGGGACCGCTACCCTGTGATCCCGGGCTTTGATCACGCCCCCATGCCCTTCGGTTCCGATGCCCCTTCCCTCCGAGCCCTCATCCCCGACCGCACCGTGGTGCTGGCCGGCCCCGGCACGATCCAGGTGGCCCACACGGACGACGAATTCATCGACCTTGACGACTTGACGGCAGGCATCGAGCTCAACCTCAAGCTTGCTGCGCACTTTTTGGAGGACCTGCCATGA